TTCAATTCATCTacatttcttttcttgagcTCTTCAGAAAAGTTGTTCAACGTCAACACTACATAATGTTGAACATACGCAGAGCAGATTTCAGATTTCTCTGAAGAAAAACTTGCAAGATATGAAAGCCAATCATCGCACACATATATTAGGGCAGCCGGAAACGAAGGAACAATTGCTGGAAAAGTATACTAGTAGCAGAAATCAAATGCGCGCGTAGGTGTCAAGCGATTGCTATACTGACCCTCAGATGCGGcttgctcccgccgccggtggagGCCTTCGCTCGAATCTGCGGCGAGCGGAGGAgacggcagcgcggcggcggctccgatGGGAAGGAAGGGGACACCGGCCAGCCGGCCCATTTGGAGTTGCCGCGGCGGCGAATGGGCCGGAATTCTGGACTTCCTTTTTTTGGAACTCCGGCCTTTTGGCGTCTGGAAATCTAACCGAGACGTCGCTCCGGCCCGTCCCGAATCCCCGGCCCATCTTGATTTGCGCAGGCTTCGTGCTTAGGGGCAAATATGTCTCAAGTTAACGCTTGCTTAACGGTGCTAGTCATGGCGTGCGGCACAAGGATGgattactcttttttttatactTTATTTTTGCATGGAGATACGGTAGGGGGACAACGGTGTCATTTTCTCTTGTAATCAAGATGGTGCTAATTACATGCATGCAACTGATTTAACCTCGATTCTACAAGCATATAAGAGATCGCTGATTAAGATCACCGATCACATGTCATATTCGGTTATCTCGCAGCGCAGGCGCAATTCATCACATTCTATGAAATTCCTGCAAAAAGGACAACAAAAACGTTTAATCAATGCGTCGAAAATTTACGTATGCACGGATATAATACATGGAGGTCTAAGAGCAACTCTAAAAGGTTGGTCATCCCtctccatgcaaaaaaaaaaaggcaaacataGCAAAAAAATGAACTGTAACAAACTGATCTCCATTTGAATGGCTAAGCCTCTCGCTGACCAAATATCCATGAGGGTTGGCTAAACACCAACATCAAGCAATAATGTCCCAAGTAGGGCCAGCGACAATGCCTCCCAAGTAGAtacctcatcgccaccgcctcgCAGCACCGATGCCAAGGTCCTTCATCACTCCGGATCCAAGCCTATCGGAGTTGCCACCACCTTCCCCGGCCCAGCTAGAGAAAGAAGGTCCCATCATCACCCTGGTTGTCGACACGAACGCAGGACAATGAGGCGGGAGGATGGCAAGCTAGAGTCTCCTCCCGCCCTCCTGTGCCGCCTCATCCCAGCTTCGCCATCACCATTTCCAACATCATCCCCCATCCCCATTGCCGGAATTGAGTGGAGATGTTATTGCCAGTGAAGGAGGCCTCCATCATTGTCGAATAACATGGCGGCAATATCATTGTTGCCGTCACGCCCGCCTGCGAGTAGCAACGCCTCTGTGAATCACATCACCTCGAGCAGTCGCCACCATCGTCTTTCCATCCGATGCAGTAGTGCAGTCGCCACCTGGCCCCGCTGACGCTGCCATCGTCGTCAACATATCCATCACAGGGCGCCATaaccccacctcctcctcctccctgtcATCCTGCTCCCCCCTCCCATCTCACCTCGTTTCTCGCCCTCCTATATGGTAGGCTGCAGCGGTTGTGGCAGCGGCTTGGGCCACGGTGGGACAGTCGGCTGCACCCGTAGTTTGGGCACAGAAAGCGGGGACAGGGAGAGAATAACGTTGTACTACTCGTGGACAACCGACAGTGGGGAGGAGAAGATTGGAGGGAGGAAGAAGTATTTAGAGACCGACATATGGGACCCATTACTAGATTGGATAGTGTAAATTAAAGAGACTGTTGGAGAGGAAAACAAAATTGACACTATTTGGTTGGCATGCTAGCTAAATAGGTatttggagatgctctaatagGTGAGCGGTCAAAAAGTTCGCTagattgcttctttttttttaacgaatcaGCCCTTAAAAAGTGCGAAGTTTAATTGAATATAGCATAAAAAGATTAAAAAGATATATAACCTTGGGAGGTTACAgctaggaaaagaaaaacaaaaataccACCAATCCCACCACGCACTGAAGTTGCCTATCCACAtgtccgagaaaaaaaaaactagcaccaAACCAGCCGCCGCTTAGCGTAATTGGCTGTCGCTAGATAGCCTATTGATATACACAcactataatataattttgaatTCACGTATTTATGTATTTATGGTTGAACTTTTCTCTATCAAGCATGTATTAAGAATTTAATATTAAGATTACGTGAATATGTGACGTGTAGCATGCatgatatataaaaaaacacaagCAAGAAGGATTATATTTATGAGATTAATTATCAGTATGTACCTTTGGACGTACTTCCAGCGGCCAGGCATGATCCCTTGCAGGATGTGCTTCATCAACTTGTCGCAATCCTCCATTTGCAGGAACCTCTTGGCCTCGTTGTAGCACCGAGGCAGCCTGCCGGCGAACAGCTCGATCACGACGTCGGAGAGGCGGCCGACGGCGTCGACGCGCACCTCCTTGGCGTAGCTGCAGCGCCATTCGAACACCCGCAGCTTGGGGGCGCGCAGGCGGAAGCACGAGTACTCGGTGAAGCTGGCGCGGAAGGGCGTCTCCACGCAGAGCATCTCGTGACTGGCCGGCGGGTCGGGCTTGCCGCCGTCGTGGCAGGACACGCGCAGCGTGGCCAGCTCATCGGCGAGGACGGTGATTGCGGCCTCCGTGCCGAGCGAGATGATGCTGACATCGACGATGCGGAGGTGCTTGAGGCGCGGCATGGTGGCCGACGTGATCTCGATGCTGCCGGAGAGGGTGCAGCCGGAGAtctggagctcctccagcgACGGGAAGGCGGTGTCCTGGAGATAGCCTGGGTGGAGCACCATGAAGCTGTCTTTGAAGGTGAGCGACTTGAGTGCGCTGGCGCCGGGGCCATGGACGTGAGGCGGCCTCACCGAGTACCAGCACGATTCCATTGACAAGCAGGGGGTGGCAGCCGGCAGATGCAAGGACCACGGCCCGGCGTCGTTGTTACGTAGGTTCTTTGGGCAGTTGAGGAACAGCACcaacgacgacgcggcggcgagcgcgatgAACTCGTCGGCGTACCGGCACTCCATGGGCACGTCCTTGCGGTAGGACAGACGGAGCCGCTGCACGGTGTCGTGGTCTGGCCCCGCGCAGCGCCGGCGAAGCGTGCGCGCCATGCTCTCGACGCGCTGCTTGCTCTGCGTGGACAAGGGGGAGCCCTGGAGCCCGAGCACCGACATGGTGAACGACACGGCGGGGAGCTTGGTGTGGAGGTGCTTCCACCGCCGCGACACCACGGTGGTTCGCACCGCTTCCTTGTAGCGGACCATCGACAGGATGTGCACTAGGATGTCGTCGGGCAGCTGGCTGATTAGGTCCTTGCCTTtcctcgccatcgtcgtcgatcGTCGATCTAATCGATCGCCCCGGTTAATTTCACTGTTCGCCACGAATATTATACAGGCTTTAAACACGGCACAGCACTTGTATATATGCACACAACATCTGTGCGGACATGGACGGATAGTCGGTCTCCCTTTTGGACTTCGATCGGTACTGTGAAGACGTGTACGAAGCTCAATTCACCTTGTACAAAATTTATTGGAAGACATATTACTTAGATCATTGGCCAACAacccccgccgccaccccccctcgccgccacccGAGCGGGCCGTTGGAAACTGTGCGGCCACAAGGGCAACGATGGAGGGACCTTCCTTTTCCCTGAGGTCACGGGGTTGGAGCCCATGACCCTGACTAGATTCGGGATGACAACGATCGGGGCTGCGATAGCCATGATGGTGATGGGCTGGAGTCGGTGCCTCAAGAGGCTGGCTGCCAGCGGCGCTGCCGAATCTAGCGTCCACGCCAGATCCAACCTCCTCCTATCCGTATCTAGCCTCCTCGGTGCGGGCGACCGGCTCCCCTGCGTGCACCCGAGCTGATAAAGGCAACGAGGCAGTGGGTGTAGCTGCATGGAGATGGCGGGGAAAGGTAGGAAGGGCACGGCGGCGCTGCTTCGATTGTGGGCATGACCATGCAGAGAGGAGGTTGCAAAGCCGACCAGGTAAGCGGGCTATGTCTGGTCAACGACGTTGGTAggaaggtggtggaggcggcagcggggATGGAAGGAAGCTGGCGGTGCCGGCTGGGAGCAGAAGGCGTCCTTTCCCCATTCCCTGCATACCTGGAAGGTGAGGGCACTATGGCGCCGACTGGATGCGGTGGCAAGTGAcaaatcctccttcctctttGGCCACCGGTGACAGGATGGCGCAAGTGTGGTAGTGCTTGTGAATGCTCCCGGCGGAAGGCTAGCTTAGCGCGGCCAGTGGTGGTAGGCCAGCACGACGTGAGGAGGCGCAGCTGGCGCGGTCAATGGCGACATGACCATGGGAGGCCGGTGCGGCgagcgggtggttgcacgagagGTCGGTGCAGGCAACGGCAAAGAGGCTGGCCCGGCCGACATGTATGAATTGACAAGGGGCAGGTGATAGGTGTAAAACCTAGCTCGACATTGCTGGGTTGACAACAACGACGCTTTTGGCGTCATTTTCCCTCTTGGGGGCTCTGTCGAGTCGTTCTTCTTCCTCTGGTAGGGCTGCTAGGTGAAAACCCTGTCCTGGTTATCTTCAGGACCTTGATGGACGGCAACATCGATGCTCATCATCGATTTTCTCCCTACAGATGTTTAAAGGCCCACTTGCCAAATTTCTTTCAGACAACTTGTGTGTGCTCTCTCTAAATGTTTGTCCTCTTGCGTCAGAGCCCTAGCTAATGCAAGTTGGCCATGTTGGCGGGCCATGTGGGGGGTTCCATTATTCTCTCTCGTCCTCTCCCCTCCAATACCAAACGCGTGGATAGAGTTGAGTACGATGCTCGATTGTTAGGGTTTGTTTTTGGGCGGTTCAGCTGCAGCTTTTTCGTTAGTCTAGAAGCGGCCGATCACGATTAGCCGCAGCCAGtctggtgctagccttctcctatGTTTTTTTAGGTGTTGCCAGTGCGTGGTGATAGATTTTCTTTTAAGGTGTTAGCgctgtaatttttttctactcTATTCAATGAATCATCGCACCGTCTAATGTTGgtcgttaaaaaaatattattcaaaaaagaaaaacaccttTAGACCTGTTCGGACGTCTGGACTGTAGCTGCGCCACAGCCAACACGAACGGTGCCATAGGCACAAGGCTGCTGCAGCCAGCCAGCCAATAGAGCTGCAGTATCCCCTTGCCGAACAAGCCCTTTGGCTCTAGCCAGCCTTCCATTCCCATAGTACCGGGGTCCAGGGCTGCAATCTGATCTGCCCCGGCCCTCGTCGCATCGTCACACCCGCCGTGCAATGCTTAAGCTTCAGGACGCCAACTATGTCACAtgaaaatttctttcttttttatatattaaaGAAACAACAAAACTTATTCAAATATGGTTAAAAATTGACATTTCCATAGTTTCAAATATTCTGAAATATATGGAACTTAAGGTGacatatatggaactaaaatttctgaaatttaggGTATTTCATCTCCTTTGTAGGATATCTTTCCCCGAGAAATTcagttttttatttaaattcacCAAATATTGTTCAAATtcatttttgtttgattttttaattGTTAGATATTTCCATTCTATCATGCCAGCctaattgattttgttttccataatttaaaatggatttttaATTCAACAGATATTGccctccaattttttttagagattTTCATACTATAAATCGTTCTTGAAATCGTAGATTCATTCATCGCGGGCAAAAGCCAAAGGCAAAGCGATGAGGAGGCCAATGCACGTGGCGACGGCACGCTGCCGTACCGATCGGCGAGAGCAAAAAGCTTCACGTTCTCCGGCCATGGCCGATGTCCAGCTCCGCACGATTCGCGTATTTTTAACGCGCACGGCGCCTTCGTCTCGCGTCACGCACGCGCCCATCGAATACCACACCAGTGAACGCTTTTTGGCTCTTTCACAGTGCAGCAACCTAATCTTGCTTGCAGATGCAGACATATCCTCCTCTCGTAGCCTCATCGTCTCACTTCTGTAACCGCGTTACAGTTTCTGGTAGAGTAGTAGTATATTACTGCAGAATGTAAAGCTGGAGAAAAACTGTAAATTTTGCAGTGGTTGGTCGTTACAACAGAGGTGGAATCATCCAGAGGATGTTGCTGCTGTGTGCTGACCCTGCAGAGAAAACCATCTTCATTTCGTTGCCAattgttcagaacttcagatcaAGAATTTACTAGTAATAACCTTGGAAGTAAATTAAATCCCAATTGCGCATCCATCAAGAGCACCGTCCTTCTTACCTTCCTAGGATCCACTTCGTCTCTGCAAAAACTGCAGAGACAGACACCGATCCCAATGCAAAACCACGCACTGCAGCACTGACTCTCTCTGTGCCTGCATCTCTCTGATCGTCAATGTTCAGACATGCCAAATTTTTAACTGTCTGCAACTGCAACTTGCAGCACATCGAATATGCATGTTGCTGCAGTTAATCCCTGCTTTAAAAGCCACTCCCCTTTTTGCTTGTGGTTCGTTGACGTGGCTGGAGTATCCTCTCCAATCTCCATGTCGATCTGAGAGTATCTGACGATCTCCTTGCTTGTTTATTCAGATGGCACAACCAGGGACACGTTGCTTCGGGCATAGCAAATCCAGTGGCCAAAGTATATTATTAGTGATTTATTACTGTTCTGAAGTGTCCTTTATTGTTGTTCAAAAATTGTTACTCCTCCCCTGATCAAGTCCACTGCACTTCAGGTGATTTTTCTGAACTTGAGAACAGTCACTGCTTAGGCCTACTATCTTTACAGTACTCTGCTTCAGAATTTCAGATCATGTCTGTGTATTTGGACGAACTGGGGATACAGTTTGAGCTGCAGGTCTGCAAACGGCAAGCAGTATTATTCAGTAGCACAAGGAGTAGGGTACACATTTTCACCACTGACAAAGAAGGGAAAACATTCTTACCTGCATTGCAGAAGTACTACCGTCAGGTGAAAACTGAAACTGTCACAACATTCTGAAACATCTAGCAGTTATTCCTTCCTGGTTAATATTTTACTCCATCTATATGGAGAAGAAACAGAAACTTCGACAGTTAAAAGTAAAACAGCTAGCAGCAACAGTATCTTCAGAATCACGTGCCCCCATCACGTGATTCCGGCAAAAATAAGTGGATTAGCAGTTAAAAACTAGCCGATTTAGTCCTTGACGATCAAACAGCACAACCAGCCCTAGTCTTAGGCCAATACCAAAAGTTTTTCAGTACAGTCAAAGCTGCAGCACATGATGCCTGACTTCCCCCACTGGGAACCAGAAAAATTTAATTACTAGCACATGAATTCCAACTACAGGATGCTCAGATTAGTGACTACTAATATCTTGGTTACTTGTAGATTACGGGTTCAGATCTAGTGACACCCGAATCCATTAAAATTTTGTTGCATCATTTGGTCATTCGGAATATAGCGAGTTACATGTATTACTGTAGCAGGTCAAGCATTTTTCGCTCTGAACCACTTCAGGTAGCGTGCCTTTCGGCGCTTCGACATGTTATTGTTGAAATCTGCAGTCTTGTAAACCTGTAACCCCTCATCCGGCCAAAAAAATGTATTACTGaatttgaaatttgatatatatattttttaaaaaaaaaatttgaaatttggaaCCATGCATGAGTTGGGTTTGAATGATCTGAATTGCCGCCAAGATCAAAGATCCGACCCGCTTAGGAGCGGCgcttgctagttgctactgGTCATAGAGATGGATTAGAGTATCAGAATCCGAAATAAAACCACCCCAAAGCCCACGTTAACTCCCACCATCTCTCCTCGATCCTTGCTCCAATCCACACCTCCCCCCACTACATACCCTCATCTCCACACTGCCCCAAGCACAACTCGCACAAGAatattgcagcagcagcagcagcttcagaAAATTCATGGGTTCTTGCAGGGTTGCTTCTGTTTCTCACCGGGCagcgttgctgctgctgctcgtgtTGTTGCTGTGTTTGACGTCGTCGTCTTTAGCTGAGAGTGAAGGAAGAAGGTGGCAGCCGCGGCGGCTGCtggtgtcgccggcggcgacgtcgagccAGCATAGGGCcggtcagcagcagcagcaaatgaGAGTTGATGGTGCGAATAAGCCCTTCAAGCAgcctgcgacggcggcgagcttcgGCCGTCGACGTGTTCCCAGATCCGGCTGGAATCCCATCCAGAACAGATGAGGTATACACACTGCTGATATACAGTTTTTCATCGTCGTCAGTGCCAAAATTTTTGTCACAGTTTTTTACTTGTAGGCTTCGCTTAGAAACTGGACTATTTCTTATGAAATTCATCTGGTTCTGTTTGAAATGGGCGCCTCAATTTTATGCAACATCAACTGATTTGTGCATTCTCTTCAATTCTTATTGCAGTGTACGGCTTCAAGTGAACAAACCTAAGCATCTATATGGGTGATTGCCTACGAGAAGCAGAGCTTGGGGAGGTTGAACCTGTGTACTGGTAGCTTTTCAGTTTTGTagtcctagtttttttttcaatttcctTTTTCTATAGGTATTTTCTAGTGTAAGTTAATTAGTTAGTTTGGGAGTAATACTGTACTGTAATAGTTAGCTGGCTGGTTTATGGCAGGCCATTTCCCTTTCATGTTCTACACTTCTACTAGTACTTGtacttatttattttgttgagtTAGCATCTGTAATATAAGTTGGTGGTACATGGAGGAAGTCAGATGTTCTTTTTCCCTAGTTGTGCACATCCAAATACCCAACATGCAACGCTAAACATATATGTACAAAGAAGATGCAGGTGCTACTATCATGTAATGCTTCAAGTTCAGACCAACAAAAGCTCCACTGCAAAGAATTACAAGAATCGTAGTAGAATACTCGGTATTACGAAGTACAGTAGTATGTCTGCAAGCTGCAATGCACAAAATAGGCCCATGATATCCAAAACAGGCCTTAAAAGAACAGATAAACTCATTTTGAACATGGGCCTGGACAAAAAGGGCTTCGTGCTTCACGGGCTGAAAGCCTTGAAAGTCTGAAACCGATGGACCTTCTGCCTCGTTTGTCAGAGGTTTTAGGCTCTGAAAGACTGAAATTATGGAATTCTTCCACTATTCACAATCCGAATCAGAACGTACAAATGTACATTTTGCTAAATCCTCCCCATTCACGCGCATCTCTATACTTATACACCATAACTAGCATgatggcccgcgcagattacgcggctagcatcattatattttctctcaaataatagcatatatattttctcattatattattcaaatatattaaaatgacaatataattttaaattttgcaataactttacaaaactactaatgtgtaatatttatattgtattttatatacgtgttagttattaattatttttaatatcaaattttagttatttgtaaattatatatattcctatatggactctagactcgtcttttaatatttctattttttaattccgaattttttgtaaattgtatttttatatagactctatgctcttctttcaatattatttatatttatttctgaatttttattatttctaattgtatttctatgtggactctaaactcatctttcaatattctttaattttaaattttgaatttcagttacttctaaattgtattcctatattgactttaaactcttcttcccacgtttttcttaatttctaattttatttatttataaattgtatttttatacggactctaaactctacttttaattttattatgtttattccaaattttagttagttttaaattcctatatggactctatactctacttctaatattccttattttttaattccaaatttctattttattttcttaattgtatttctatatagactctatcctctacttctaatattccttatttttaattacgaatttaagttatttcataattgtatttctacgactctatactctacttctaatattccttatttttaatttcaaatttcagttatttcctaattgtatttctatatggactctattctctaattctaatattccttatttttaattccgaatttcagttatttcctaattgtatttctatatggactctagtctcctcttcaaatatttcttattttttaattccgaatttcagttatttcttaattgtatttctatatggactctagtctcctcttcaaatattccttattttttaattccgaatttcaacaatttctaaattgtatttctatatggactctagtctcctcttctaatatttcttattttctaattccgaatttcagctatttctaaattgtatttctatatggactctgctttttctttttcttcgattaatgtgagaatttctaggccatgagagcgaacgtggagactccttttttctattcctttaataatataatagatagattttcCAGTGCCTAGTTTCCATCTCCGGTTACTGCTAATGACTGAATTTACATGAGATTACTCCCAATTTCGCATCACAGAACGCTCAGTTCGCACACAGTATCGATGTTAGCAAATGAGGCTCAAATGTCATGATCTGCCGATGGTGTCGACGTTGTCGAGCCAGCTAACCACTTCTTGTATCGCCGGTCGGCTGAACGGCGTCGAGTCGACGCAGAGGCATGCGAGGTCGAGCACGTACAGCATCTGCGCCTCGTTGCCTCCGCTCAGCCGCGTGTCGAGCACCTCGGCCTGTCTCCCCTGCAACCGCATCTGCAGCACCCACCGGACGAGCTCCCGCTGCTGCccgtgcggcggcgaggccgcctcGACGGGGCGTCTTCCCGTGAGCAGCTCCAGCAGCAcgacgccgaagctgtacacgtcgccGCGACGCGTCGCCACCCACGCCTGGCCGTACTCCGGCGGGATGTACCCCGGCGTGCCGACCAGCTCCGTCGTGACGTGTGTCCGGTCGGGGAGGATGAGGCGCGCCAGACCGAAGTCGGCGACGCGggcctcgccggcctcgtcgaggaggatgttgcTCGACTTGATGTCGCGGTGCACGATCTGGGGCTTGCACTGCTCGTGGATGTAGAGCACGCCGCGGCTGGCGCCGCGCGCGACGTTGAGCCTGGCGCGCCAGTCCAGCAGCTgcggcgccgcgcccgcgccaccGGCACGCCGCTCGTGCAGCCAGTCGTGGAGGCTGCCGTTCGCCATGTACGGGTAGAGCAGCAGCCGCAGGCGCCCGCGGATGCAGAAGCCCAGGAGCGGGACGAGGTTCTCGTGGCGCGTCGCGGAcagcgcctccacctccgcctggAACTCCCGCTCCACCAGGCACATGTCGCCGTTGAGCTTCTTCACGGCGAGCCGGGCGCCATCCTCCAACTCGGCCAGGAACACCAGGCCATAGCCGCCCGACCCGATGATTCTCTCCTGGCTGAAGTTGTTGGTCGCCTTCAAGATGTCCACGAACGTCAATCTCTTCGCCGCCTCACCGGCGGCCTCCGACATGAACAGGATCGTGTCTTTGGAGCAATCGCCGTACAACTCCGACATGGAGTCGAACAGGGACACCTCCACGCCTTTGCCGCCGTCACGGACAGCTCCATTGGACATCACTTTTCTGACGGTGATCACAACGCATCCCAAGAAGACGACCAGAGCAACGAGGCCAATGCAGACACCAAGAACGATGGCGATGAGGACCCTCTTCCCGACGTGCTTGTCCGGATCATCGTCTCTCGTCGCGCCGATCATGTTGCCACAAGGCACAGAGATCGCCCGGCCGCAAAGCTTCGGGTTCCCCATGAAATTCTTCGGCGGGAACGCGTCGAACTGGCCGCCCGTGGGGATCGGCCCCTCGAGGTCGTTGTGTGCGACGTTGAAGACGGCGAGGAAGTTTAGCTTGTTGAGCGCAGAAGGGATCGTCCCTGTCAGGCGGTTCCAGCGCAAGTCGAGCACCTGCAATCTGTCGAGGCCGGTCAGCTCCGGCGGGATGCCGCCGGAG
The Oryza sativa Japonica Group chromosome 6, ASM3414082v1 DNA segment above includes these coding regions:
- the LOC136357088 gene encoding putative F-box/FBD/LRR-repeat protein At5g44950, which encodes MARKGKDLISQLPDDILVHILSMVRYKEAVRTTVVSRRWKHLHTKLPAVSFTMSVLGLQGSPLSTQSKQRVESMARTLRRRCAGPDHDTVQRLRLSYRKDVPMECRYADEFIALAAASSLVLFLNCPKNLRNNDAGPWSLHLPAATPCLSMESCWYSVRPPHVHGPGASALKSLTFKDSFMVLHPGYLQDTAFPSLEELQISGCTLSGSIEITSATMPRLKHLRIVDVSIISLGTEAAITVLADELATLRVSCHDGGKPDPPASHEMLCVETPFRASFTEYSCFRLRAPKLRVFEWRCSYAKEVRVDAVGRLSDVVIELFAGRLPRCYNEAKRFLQMEDCDKLMKHILQGIMPGRWKYVQRLSSDSQLR